A region from the Clavibacter sp. A6099 genome encodes:
- a CDS encoding ABC transporter permease — protein MTTTDIVTIATRPRLENRPIRKILARPEIGALVAALAVLVFFSLYTPQFLTLAGAGVWLESASTFGIMAVAVAMLMIGGEFDLSAGVMTGFSALVVGILTSHYGLSIWVAVLVSLAAALAVGALNGFLVMKTGLPSFIVTLGTFFALAGVDLAVTKLITGQVAIQGMTKVPSYDAIQPIFGSSLEIGGGNFYVSVLWWFLVAAVATWILLRTRAGNWIFAVGGAKESARQVGVPVFKTKVGLFMGTAGAAWLVGMISLFRTSTVQANTGVGQEFIYIICAVVGGCLLTGGFGSAIGAALGALIYGMVFQGITFAQWDTNWLRTILGVMLLAAVLLNNLVRTRAGGGR, from the coding sequence TTGACCACGACGGACATCGTGACGATCGCCACGAGGCCGCGCCTCGAGAACAGGCCGATCCGCAAGATCCTCGCCCGGCCGGAGATCGGCGCCCTCGTGGCCGCCCTCGCCGTGCTGGTGTTCTTCTCCCTCTACACGCCGCAGTTCCTCACCCTCGCCGGCGCGGGAGTGTGGCTCGAGTCGGCCTCGACATTCGGGATCATGGCGGTCGCCGTCGCGATGCTCATGATCGGCGGCGAGTTCGACCTCTCCGCCGGCGTGATGACGGGCTTCTCGGCCCTCGTGGTCGGCATCCTCACGTCGCACTACGGACTCAGCATCTGGGTCGCGGTGCTCGTCTCCCTCGCCGCGGCCCTCGCGGTCGGCGCGCTCAACGGCTTCCTCGTGATGAAGACGGGACTGCCGAGCTTCATCGTCACGCTCGGCACGTTCTTCGCGCTCGCGGGCGTCGACCTCGCCGTCACGAAGCTCATCACCGGCCAGGTCGCCATCCAGGGCATGACGAAGGTGCCGTCGTACGACGCCATACAGCCGATCTTCGGCTCGTCGCTCGAGATCGGCGGCGGCAACTTCTACGTCTCGGTGCTGTGGTGGTTCCTGGTCGCGGCGGTCGCCACCTGGATCCTCCTGCGCACGCGCGCCGGCAACTGGATCTTCGCGGTCGGCGGCGCCAAGGAGTCCGCCCGCCAGGTGGGCGTCCCGGTCTTCAAGACCAAGGTCGGCCTCTTCATGGGCACCGCGGGCGCGGCCTGGCTCGTCGGCATGATCTCGCTGTTCCGCACCTCAACGGTGCAGGCGAACACGGGCGTCGGCCAGGAGTTCATCTACATCATCTGCGCGGTCGTCGGCGGGTGCCTGCTCACGGGCGGCTTCGGCTCGGCCATCGGCGCGGCACTCGGCGCGCTGATCTACGGCATGGTCTTCCAGGGCATCACGTTCGCCCAGTGGGACACGAACTGGCTCCGCACGATCCTCGGCGTGATGCTCCTCGCGGCCGTGCTGCTCAACAACCTGGTGCGCACGCGGGCGGGAGGCGGACGATGA
- a CDS encoding sugar ABC transporter substrate-binding protein has product MKNRFLAPLGLAIAAGFLLTSCAGTGQEAPPTAGGANGGGGDLTFAVVTHSGPGDAFWDRVKSGAETAGGQYGATVTYNADPDPAKQSQLIDNAVAQKVDGIVVSMANPDGVKDSVEKAVAAGIPVVTINSGIERSAEFGALTHIGQSETVAGEAVGKRLGEAGLKNALCVIQEAGNVGLEERCSSAASAFSGQMANLQVDGTNDADVKATIKSKLQADPSIDGVLTLGGQYAIDAVGAVEESGSKAQIGTFDLSEDVVSAVEADKILFAVDQQPYVQGFLGITALDLYATNGNVIGGGQPVYSGPAFVTKDNAAQVAEFAKNGTR; this is encoded by the coding sequence ATGAAGAACAGATTCCTCGCCCCCCTCGGCCTCGCGATCGCGGCCGGGTTCCTCCTCACCTCGTGCGCGGGCACCGGCCAGGAGGCCCCGCCCACCGCGGGCGGAGCGAACGGCGGCGGCGGCGACCTCACCTTCGCGGTGGTCACGCACTCCGGCCCGGGCGACGCATTCTGGGATCGCGTGAAGTCGGGCGCCGAGACCGCCGGCGGCCAGTACGGCGCCACCGTCACGTACAACGCGGACCCGGATCCCGCCAAGCAGTCCCAGCTCATCGACAACGCCGTCGCGCAGAAGGTGGACGGGATCGTCGTCTCGATGGCGAACCCGGACGGCGTGAAGGACAGCGTGGAGAAGGCCGTGGCCGCGGGCATCCCCGTGGTCACCATCAACTCCGGGATCGAGCGCTCGGCCGAGTTCGGCGCCCTCACCCACATCGGCCAGAGCGAGACCGTCGCGGGCGAGGCCGTCGGCAAGCGCCTCGGCGAGGCGGGCCTGAAGAACGCGCTCTGCGTGATCCAGGAGGCCGGGAACGTCGGCCTCGAGGAGCGCTGCTCCTCCGCGGCGAGCGCGTTCTCCGGCCAGATGGCGAACCTCCAGGTGGACGGCACGAACGACGCCGACGTGAAGGCGACGATCAAGTCGAAGCTGCAGGCGGATCCGTCCATCGACGGTGTGCTCACGCTCGGCGGCCAGTACGCGATCGACGCGGTCGGCGCCGTCGAGGAGTCGGGCAGCAAGGCCCAGATCGGCACGTTCGACCTCTCGGAGGACGTCGTGAGCGCGGTCGAGGCCGACAAGATCCTGTTCGCGGTCGACCAGCAGCCCTACGTGCAGGGCTTCCTCGGGATCACCGCGCTCGACCTCTACGCCACCAACGGCAACGTCATCGGCGGCGGCCAGCCCGTCTACTCCGGACCCGCGTTCGTGACGAAGGACAACGCGGCGCAGGTCGCCGAGTTCGCGAAGAACGGCACCCGCTAG
- the iolG gene encoding inositol 2-dehydrogenase yields the protein MTTTPLRFGLIGTGRIGQVHAANIAADPDAELAWICDPFVDGARALSARLGGRVTEDAAEMMASGGVDAVLIASPTPTHVDLIAAAIDAGLPVLCEKPIDLDIARVDALLPRVLSSGVPVALGFNRRFDPAFAEARARVAAGEIGELEQLSIISRDPAAPPAAYVAVSGGIFRDMTIHDLDMARAFLPDIVEVQATGSTTFDPGAREHGDFDTAVVTLRASTGALVVITNSRHSAVGYDQRIEAFGSRGSLQVSNALTSLVSVSTATSVEGKPPYQDFFLERYAAAYVAELRAFIRLARGEASDSPTFADGRAALVLADAAQRSAEERVAVPVSL from the coding sequence ATGACCACGACCCCCCTGCGCTTCGGCCTGATCGGCACCGGCCGCATCGGCCAGGTCCACGCCGCGAACATCGCCGCGGATCCGGACGCCGAGCTCGCGTGGATCTGCGACCCCTTCGTCGACGGCGCCCGCGCCCTCTCCGCCCGCCTCGGCGGCCGCGTCACCGAGGACGCGGCCGAGATGATGGCGTCGGGCGGCGTCGACGCGGTCCTCATCGCCTCGCCCACGCCCACGCACGTCGACCTCATCGCGGCCGCCATCGACGCCGGCCTGCCGGTGCTCTGCGAGAAGCCCATCGACCTCGACATCGCGCGGGTGGATGCGCTCCTCCCCCGCGTGCTGTCGTCCGGCGTGCCCGTGGCGCTCGGCTTCAACCGCCGCTTCGACCCGGCCTTCGCGGAGGCGCGGGCCCGCGTGGCCGCGGGCGAGATCGGCGAGCTCGAGCAGCTGTCGATCATCAGCCGCGACCCCGCTGCGCCGCCCGCCGCCTACGTCGCGGTCTCCGGCGGGATCTTCCGCGACATGACCATCCACGACCTCGACATGGCGCGCGCGTTCCTGCCGGACATCGTCGAGGTGCAGGCGACCGGGTCCACGACCTTCGACCCCGGCGCCCGCGAGCACGGCGACTTCGACACCGCGGTCGTGACGCTCCGGGCCTCGACGGGCGCGCTGGTGGTCATCACGAACTCGCGGCACAGCGCCGTCGGCTACGACCAGCGGATCGAGGCCTTCGGCTCGCGCGGATCCCTGCAGGTCTCGAACGCCCTCACGAGCCTCGTCAGCGTCTCGACCGCCACGAGCGTCGAGGGCAAGCCGCCGTACCAGGACTTCTTCCTCGAGCGCTACGCCGCCGCGTACGTCGCGGAGCTGCGCGCCTTCATCCGCCTGGCCCGCGGCGAGGCCTCGGACAGCCCGACCTTCGCCGACGGCCGCGCGGCGCTCGTGCTCGCGGATGCGGCCCAGCGCTCGGCCGAGGAGCGCGTGGCGGTGCCCGTCTCGCTCTGA
- a CDS encoding sugar phosphate isomerase/epimerase family protein: MRATVAGAPVSFGVFELTPEGAEVVTPDDMVEALAETGYAGIDLGPVGYLGRGRELRDRLAGAGLELAGGWIQLPLSDDDAFEAALPELDASLRVFQEAAEAGPARLPLPTLADAGSATRAAAPGRGAEADPLDDAAWSRLVRNTARAADITRAAGFEPTFHHHAGTFVESPEEIDRFLDQVDVGLTLDTGHLVIAGGDPLAAISRWGGRITHLHLKDVDGAELRRVLAARGGMREVWSSGAFVAFGRGDVDLTSVMAAIEAQGYDGWIVVEQDVLNAPDADIRRFRAERTEDQRVNREALRTWA, from the coding sequence GTGAGGGCGACCGTCGCCGGCGCACCCGTGAGCTTCGGCGTGTTCGAGCTGACGCCCGAGGGCGCCGAGGTCGTCACGCCCGACGACATGGTCGAGGCGCTCGCCGAGACGGGGTACGCGGGCATCGACCTCGGCCCGGTCGGCTACCTCGGCCGCGGGCGCGAGCTGCGCGACCGGCTCGCGGGCGCGGGCCTCGAGCTCGCGGGCGGCTGGATCCAGCTCCCCCTCTCCGACGACGACGCCTTCGAGGCCGCCCTCCCCGAGCTCGACGCCTCGCTGCGCGTGTTCCAGGAGGCCGCCGAGGCGGGGCCCGCGCGCCTGCCGCTGCCGACGCTCGCCGACGCCGGATCCGCGACCCGCGCCGCCGCCCCCGGCCGCGGCGCCGAGGCCGACCCGCTCGACGACGCCGCGTGGTCGCGCCTCGTCCGCAACACGGCGCGGGCCGCGGACATCACGCGCGCCGCGGGCTTCGAGCCGACCTTCCACCACCACGCGGGCACGTTCGTGGAGTCGCCCGAGGAGATCGACCGCTTCCTCGACCAGGTCGACGTGGGCCTCACGCTCGACACCGGCCACCTCGTGATCGCGGGCGGCGACCCGCTCGCGGCGATCTCCCGCTGGGGCGGGCGAATCACCCACCTGCACCTCAAGGACGTCGACGGCGCCGAGCTCCGCCGCGTGCTGGCCGCGCGCGGCGGCATGCGCGAGGTCTGGTCGTCCGGCGCCTTCGTGGCGTTCGGCCGGGGCGACGTCGACCTCACGAGCGTGATGGCCGCGATCGAGGCGCAGGGCTACGACGGCTGGATCGTGGTGGAGCAGGACGTGCTGAACGCGCCCGACGCCGACATCCGCCGCTTCCGCGCCGAGCGCACGGAGGACCAGCGCGTCAACCGCGAGGCCCTCCGCACCTGGGCCTGA